From Anopheles darlingi chromosome 2, idAnoDarlMG_H_01, whole genome shotgun sequence, the proteins below share one genomic window:
- the LOC125952051 gene encoding keratin-associated protein 19-2-like isoform X2, with amino-acid sequence MMRGYAMLLVLMAIVCTASATFGLLGGNGYGSYGGYGGGYGGGYGGGYGSGYGYYPYGSYGGYGYPGKYGGYGGYGSGYGGYGYPGAGYGGGYGVGYGGGYGGGYGGLRPYYR; translated from the exons ATGATGCGTGGCTAT GcaatgttgctggtgctgatggcgaTTGTGTGCACCGCCAGTGCCACCTTCGGATTGCTGGGAG gGAATGGTTATGGAAGCTACGGGGGATACGGGGGAGGATACGGAGGAGGATATGGAGGAGGATATGGAAGCGGATATGGTTACTATCCCTATGGAAGCTACGGAGGCTATG GCTATCCGGGCAAGTATGGCGGTTATGGCGGTTATGGTAGTGGTTATGGCGGATACGGATACCCAGGAGCTGGATATGGCGGCGGTTATGGAGTTGGATACGGCGGGGGATACGGCGGGGGTTACGGTGGACTGAGGCCGTACTATCGCTAA
- the LOC125952051 gene encoding neuropeptide-like protein 31 isoform X1: MMRGYAMLLVLMAIVCTASATFGLLGGGYGYDGYGSPWNGYGSYGGYGGGYGGGYGGGYGSGYGYYPYGSYGGYGYPGKYGGYGGYGSGYGGYGYPGAGYGGGYGVGYGGGYGGGYGGLRPYYR, translated from the exons ATGATGCGTGGCTAT GcaatgttgctggtgctgatggcgaTTGTGTGCACCGCCAGTGCCACCTTCGGATTGCTGGGAG GTGGATACGGTTACGATGGCTATGGTTCTCCAT gGAATGGTTATGGAAGCTACGGGGGATACGGGGGAGGATACGGAGGAGGATATGGAGGAGGATATGGAAGCGGATATGGTTACTATCCCTATGGAAGCTACGGAGGCTATG GCTATCCGGGCAAGTATGGCGGTTATGGCGGTTATGGTAGTGGTTATGGCGGATACGGATACCCAGGAGCTGGATATGGCGGCGGTTATGGAGTTGGATACGGCGGGGGATACGGCGGGGGTTACGGTGGACTGAGGCCGTACTATCGCTAA